Proteins encoded in a region of the Stieleria neptunia genome:
- a CDS encoding DUF952 domain-containing protein yields MVYKILAKTDWDDAQAAGVFAGCGIDLTDGFIHLSGHNQVETTAKLYFAGREDLLLLTIEASKLGESLRWEASRDGALFPHVYGDIPLDAVISVDPLPVNDDGSHRFPDSFERLDQETG; encoded by the coding sequence ATGGTCTACAAAATTCTCGCGAAAACCGACTGGGACGACGCCCAAGCCGCGGGTGTCTTCGCCGGCTGCGGCATCGATTTGACCGACGGCTTTATCCACCTGTCCGGTCACAACCAGGTCGAGACGACGGCGAAGCTATACTTTGCCGGGCGAGAAGATTTACTGCTGCTGACAATCGAAGCGAGCAAACTGGGCGAATCGCTGCGGTGGGAAGCATCGCGTGACGGAGCTCTGTTCCCGCATGTCTATGGTGACATTCCACTCGACGCGGTGATTTCCGTCGATCCGTTGCCAGTCAATGATGACGGAAGTCATCGGTTTCCAGATTCGTTTGAACGGCTCGACCAAGAGACGGGGTGA